The Rhodospirillaceae bacterium nucleotide sequence AGGTGCCCAACAAGGGCTTCCAGCCGAAAGAATAGCCAGCCCTGGCCGGAGAGCCTATAATGCCATCGAACCATGGGCCCCAGGGTGCGGCCCTCCCATTCACCCCCATCGCCCCAGAGCGCGGCGATCGGTGCGGTGCCCCAAAGCCGGCCGCAGGCCGTCTCAGTGAGGAGGTCCAGGGACCATGAATCCATTGGAAAAAGTTTTGCCATTGCCAAACATCGCGCCGGCCCGGACGATGCGTGTCTTTATCCGCGACCTGGTCCTGCCCTGCAGCATCGGCATCCACCAGCATGAGCGCCTAGCGCAGCAGCGGGTGCAGATCAATGTCGAACTGACGTGCCTCGAGCACCCGGCGATCAACGACGATGTCGACAATGTGGTCTGCTATGCGACCGCCGTCATGGGGATCAAGGCCGTGGTCGCGGACGGGCATATCAACCTGGTCGAAACCCTGGCCGACCGGGTTGCGGATGTGTGCCTTGCCGACCACCGGGTGCTCAATGCCAAGATCCGAATCGACAAGCTCGACGTGTTCAAGGAGGCCTTCAGCGTGGGGGTGGAAATCGAGCGCAGCCGGGCTGGACGATAGGCTGGGCCGGAACGCGAAATTTTGCCCGCCGAGGAGTCGGAAAATTCCTGACCGATTCACCAAAAGTTAAACCTTTCAGGACTCTACCGACCGATTCCTGAGCCAAGTTGTTCACAACGGCTTGCCCGAGTCCGATGGCCCCAGAAGAGTCAAGACTGAATTCCATTCGTGACGATGATGTTGCAAGTCGCGCCATATAAATCTCGTGATTACAGATACTTATATTTTTTGCCTAATTTTTGAGCAGACGCAGGGAAAGCCTGATTCCACGACCAGTCGGAGAAAGCTACCGGCGATATCGACAGACTTATCCACAGAAATGGTGGATATCCCTGAAGTTACTTGAGCGGCGCTGCCATGCTAGCTTCCGGGCTCCGGAGCCGGGCCTTGGAACATCCCTTGGAAGCGGCAAATCCGGTCCCTAATTATCCGTTCTATGACAAGCCGATGGGCATGATTGACGATCCAGAACATCCACATCCGGGCGAGGCGGATCTCGACGACCTGGAGACGCCCGGCGAGGGCACGCCGCGCCCGCGCGGCATCAGCCGGCTCGCCCATGGCGCCGCCATCATCAAGGCCAAGGTGCGTAACCTGCCCGCCGCGCCCGGCTGCTACCGGATGATTTCGGCCAGCGGCGAAGTGCTCTATGTCGGCAAGGCCAAGGACCTCCGGAAGCGGGTCACCAACTACACGCTGCCCAACCGGCAGCCCAACCGCACCCAGCGCATGATCGCCGAAACGGCGACCATGGAGTTCGTCACGACCCATACCGAGGTCGAGGCGCTGCTGCTGGAAGCCAATCTCATCAAGCGCTACCGCCCACGCTTCAATGTGCTGCTGCGGGACGACAAGAGCTTTCCCTATATCCTGATCACGGCCGACCATCCGGCGCCGCAGATCACCAAGCATCGCGGGGCGCGCAACCGGCCGGGCCAGTATTTCGGACCGTTTGCCTCGGCCGGCGCCGTCAACCGGACGATCGTCGCCTTGCAGCGAGCGTTCCTGCTCCGGCCCTGCTCGGATTCGATCTTCGCCAGCCGCACGCGACCGTGCCTCCAGTACCAGATCAAGCGCTGCTCGGCGCCCTGCGTCAGCCGCATCACGCCGGAGGCCTATGCCGAACTGGTCGAGGAGGCGCGCGACTTCCTCACGGGCAAGAGCGACAAGGTCAAGCAGCGCCTGGGCGCCGAGATGCAGAAGGCATCGGACGCGCTTGAGTTCGAACATGCCGCCAAGCTGCGCGACCGGCTGCAGGCCTTCGCCCTCATCCAGAGCCGCCAGGACATTTACCTGGAAGGCGTCGAGGAGGCCGATATCGTCGCCGCCTATCATGAAAGCGGGCATAGCTGCATCCAGGTGTTCTTCTTCCGCAACCACGGCAATTACGGCAACCGCGCCTATTTTCCGGCCCATGACAAGACCACCGAGCCGCCGGAGATCCTGGCGGCGTTCCTGGCGCAGTTCTATGAGAACAAGACGCCGCCGCGCCTCATCCTGGTCAACGAGATGCCAGCGGAGATCGATCTCCTCACCGAGGCGCTGAGCTTGCGCGCCGGGCGCAAGGTCGAAATCCTGGCACCGCAGCGCGGCGACAAACGGAAGCCGGTCGAACATGCCATGGCCAATGCCAAGGAAGCGCTGGCGCGGCGCATGGCGGAGAGTGCATCCCAAGCCAAGTTGATGCTGGGGATGGCCGATATTTTTGGTCTGGAGGCGCCGCCCAAGCGGATCGAGGTTTATGACAACAGCCATATCTCGGGCACCAATGCCTATGGCTGCATGATCGTGGCCGGGCCCGACGGCTTCATGAAGAACCAGTATCGCAAGTTCAGCATCAAGCCCGCCAATGAGGAGGCCGGCGAAGCGCCGATCGAGCCCGGCGATGACTACGCCATGATGCGCCAGGTGCTCACCCGCCGCTTCACGCGGGCGCTGAAGGAAGATCCGGACGATACCCATGCGACCTGGCCGGATCTGGTGCTGATCGACGGTGGCCAGGGACAGCTCAGCGTCACCATGGAGGTGTTCGCCGAGCTCGGCATCGACGATGTGGCGGTGGCGGCCATCGCTAAGGGCCCGGACCGCAATGCCGGGCGCGAGCGCTTCTTCATGCCGGGGCGCGAACCGTTCGGCCTCGACCCCAAGCATCCGGTGCTCTATTACCTGCAGCGCCTGCGCGACGAGGCGCACCGTTTCGCCATCGGGACTCACCGCGCCAAAAGGTCGAGCGATATCGCCAAATCGCCGCTCGACGATGTGGCCGGCATCGGCGCCAAGCGCAAGAAGGCGCTGCTCATGCATTTTGGCTCGGCGCGCGCCGTGGCGCAGGCGGGGCTCACCGACCTCGCCTCGGTACCCGGTATCTCGGAAACGGTGGCAAAGGTGATCTACGATCATTTCCACCAGAGCTGATCGGGCCGTCTTACCGCGGGATGCTGTTTGAGAGGGTGTTGATCACCAGAACGCCGCCCAGGATCATGGCGAGACCGAGCACAGCCCAGAAATCCAGTTTCTGGCCAAAGGCGACATAGCCGATACCGGCAATCAGCACGATGCCAAAGCCGCACCAGACGGCATAGGCGATGCCGATCGGGATGACCTTGAGGGCGAGGCCGAGGAAATAGAAGGTGCCCACATAGCAGACGATCGTGCCCAGCGTGGGCCATAGGCGGGTGAAACCGTCCGCCTGTTTGAGGAGGCTGGTGGCGATCACCTCGAAGACAATGGCCAGCATCAGGTGAATCAGGTGCATTTGTTCCAACTTTCCCCGTTATGGCAGCGCAACATATCGCAGGCCTGCACCCGGCCCTAGCGCCGTGATCACCTTCCTGCGATGCAACTGGGCCATGCGCCGGGCCCCTGTGACAGGGGAACACGTTCCTGCTATGGTCCGGCATCCCATCGGATTCCAGTCTGTTGCGAAAGTCGCCATGCCGAACATTGCCAATATCCTGACCCTGTCGCGGATCGCCTCCATCCCGCTGATCGCCGCCCTGCTGTTTTTCGAGCAGCCCGTGTTCCGCTGGACGGCGCTGGTGCTCTATGCAGTCGCCTGCATCACCGATTTCTTCGACGGCTATATCGCGCGCCGCATGGACCAGGTCTCGGCGCTGGGCCGGTTCCTCGATCCCATCGCCGACAAGCTGGTGGTGGGGGCCATCCTGATGGCGATGACGGCGACGCAGCAGATCGACGGCTGGTCGGTGCTGCCGGCCCTCATCATCATGTGCCGCGAGATCATGGTCTCGGGCCTCCGCGAATATCTGGCAACGCTCAAAATCGGCGTGCCGGTGACGCTGCTGGCCAAATGGAAGACCACCCTTCAGATGGTGGCCCTGGGATTCCTCATCGTCGGCGATGCCGGTCCCGGCTGGCTGCCGGTGACGCTGATCGGCGATGCACTGCTGTGGATCGCGGCGGTGCTCACCGTCATGACGGGCTATGACTATCTACGCGTCGGCATCAAGCACATGGCAGACGGGCAGCAGACCTAGTGTCGTCGATCAATTCCGGTGAGCTGGCGACGACCATGCGCATCCTTGGCATCGCTGGCTGGAGTGGCGCCGGCAAGACGACGCTGCTGGCCAAGCTCATTCCCGAACTGACCGGGCGCGGCATCCGTCTTTCCACCCTGAAACACGCCCATCATGGCTTCGACGTCGATACGCCGGGCAAGGATTCCTATGTCCACCGCGCGGCAGGCGCCACCGAGGTGATGGTGACGTCGGGCAAACGCTGGGCCCTGATGCACGAACTGCGCGAGGAAGCCGAGCCGGATGTCGCCGACCTCGTCCGCCACATGACGCCGGTCGATCTGCTGCTGATCGAAGGCTTCAAGCGGCAGCCCCATGACAAGGTTGAAATCTTCCGCGCCGCCAACGGCAAGCCGCTGCTGTCGGCGAGCGATCCCACCTATGTCGCCATCCTGAGCGATGCGCCGCTGCCGGAGGCGCATCTGCCGGTGATCGACCTAAACGATATCGGTGCCATCGCCGATTTCATCGTCGCGCATTGCCGTCTGAATCCGCCCCGGACGGTTTGACGATGATCACGCCTGCCGGGAAAAAGCTGGTGGCGACGCTCGGCGCAAAGCTGGCACCGCTCGGCCCGTTTCTGGCGCGGCCGATGTTCGGCGGTTTCGGCCTATACATCGATGGGTTGATCTTCGGCATCATGGCCTTGGACCAGGTGTACCCTCAAGGTCGACGACCAGAACCGCGCCGCGTTCAGCGCCGCCGGCAGCGAGCCGTTCAGCTTTGAAACGGCCCGGGGCGAGACTACCATCACCAGCTATTGGCGCTGTCCCGATGCGGTTCTGGGCGATGCGACGAAGCTGTAACTGTGGGTAACCGGCGCGCTGGCCGCCAGCCGTCGCAAGCAACTGAAGAAGCCGGCACGCAATAAGGCCGCCCCCAAGAAGGCTGCCACCAAGAAGATTGGCCGCAAGAAGACTGCTGGCAAGCCAACGCGACAACGCAACCCGTTCCAGTGAGCCGCGCCGATTCCCTTCGCACAGGTCTCGCCCTGTGCGCTGCGCTGCTGGCCAACATGGCGTGCTTCAGCGTGTTCGCGGCCCTGCTGCCGACCCTGCAGGCGGCCTGGCGCCTTTCCAACACCGAAGCCGGCATCATCGAAGGCGCCTTCCTGATCGGCTATCTGGCGTCGGTGCCGTTCCTGGTTGCGATGACCGATCGGCGCGATGCGCGCGCCATCTATCTCGTCTCCACGCTCCTCGCCGTGCTCGGCAATCTCGGGACGGCGATTTTGGGCGACGGCGTCTGGACGGGCGTGGTGACACGGCTCATCGCCGGCATGGGCCTCGCCGGCACCTTCATGCCTGGCCTCAAACTGCTGACCGAGCGCCTGAGCGGCATCGGCGGCAACCGTGCCATTGCGTTCTACATGGCGACCTTCAGCCTAGGTGCCAGCCTCTCCACCATCCTTGCCGGTGCAGTCGGCCATCGCTTCGGCTGGCAGGCGCCGTCTTACGTGGCCGGCGCCCTCGGGCTGCTGGCGATCCCGCTCGTCCTCGGCAACACCCGGGCGCAGGCCAAGCCACCGGGCGCGTATCAACCGCTGTGGCGGCGCCTGGCGATCGCCTGGCGCAACGAGACCGCCCGCGGCTATTCCCTCGCCTATGGCCTTCATATGTGGGAGCTCTACGGCTTTCGTTCCTGGCTGATCGCCTTTCTGGTCATGGCCACCACCGGCACGGTCGGCGCCTCGGCGGATACCAGCCTCACAACTTGGGGCGGACTTGTCCTTGTCCTGGGCTTGCCGGCCAGCATCATCGGCAACGAGATCGCGCTGCGCATCGGCCGGCACCGCTGGCTGACCTTCATCATGCCCGCCTCGGCCGCCTTGAGCCTGGTCATCGGCTGGAGTGTCGATTGGCCGCTGGCCGCTGTCCTGGCGCTGCTCGCCCTCTATACCGTGACGGTCAGCGCCGACAGCGCCACCCTCACGGCCGGTGCCGTCGAAAGCGCGCCCGCGGAACTCAAAGGAGCCACCATGGCGCTCCATACCCTCATCGGCTTCACCGGGGCGTCGCTGGGACCACTTGCCGCAGGCGGGCTCCTCGACCTGTTCGGCGCCGATACGCGGCTGGGCTGGGTCATCGCCTTTGCCGCCATGGGACTTGTCGCGGGCTTTGGCCCAAGCCTGATCCGGCGCCCTTCCTAACAGCGCCGAAAATCGCTAGAACGGGGCAATATCATTGATCTGATGAGGGAGACCCGATTATGGCGAAGAAGCCGGCGACGCGCGTTGAAAGCGATTCCATGGGCCCGATCGAGGTGCCAGCGGACAAGCTGTGGGGCGCCCAGACCCAGCGCAGCTTGCAGAATTTCAAGATCGGCGGCCAGCGCATGCCGGTTGGCGTCATCCGCGCCTTCGGCACGCTGAAACAGGCGGCGGCGCTTGCCAACATGAAGCTCGGCAAGCTCGACAAAAAGCTCGGCAAAGCGATCGTCGTGGCGGCGGGCGAAGTTTCCGACGGAATCCTCGATGATCATTTCCCGCTGGTGGTGTGGCAGACCGGCTCCGGCACCCAGACCAACATGAACGTCAACGAGGTGCTGGCCAACCGCGCCATCGAAATGCTGGGCGGCAAGCGCGGCGACAAGAAGCCGATTCATCCCAACGACCAGGTCAATTACGGCCAGTCGTCGAATGACAGCTTTCCGACCGCCATGCATATCGCGGCCGTGCACCAGATCGCCAACGAGGTGGTGCCGGCTCTCGATCACCTCGCCGATGCCCTGGAACATAAGACCAAGGAATTCTCGAAGATCATCAAGATCGGCCGCACGCATCTCCAGGATGCGACGCCCGTGACACTGGGCCAGGAATTCTCGGCCTATGCCGCGCAGATCCGCTTCGGCATCGACCGCATCATGGCGACCGCCCCGCGCCTTCTCTCGGTCCCGCAGGGTGGCACCGCGGTCGGCACCGGCCTCAATGCCGCCAAGGGCTTCGACAAGGCGTTCGCCGCGGAACTCGCCAAGCTCACGGGGCAGAAATACAAATCGGCCGCCAACAAGTTCGAAGGCATGGCGGCCCATGACGTGTTCGTCGAAATTTCCGGGGTCTACAACGTCATCGCCGTCTCGCTGATGAAGATCGCCAACGACATCCGGCTGCTGGGTTCCGGTCCGCGCTCGGGCATTTCCGAGATCAACCTGCCGGAGAACGAGCCGGGCTCATCGATCATGCCGGGCAAGGTCAACCCGACCCAGGCGGAAGCCATGACCATGGTCTGCGCGCAGATCATGGGCAACAATGTCGCGGTGACCGTGGCTGGCTCCAACGGCCATCTCGAGCTCAACGTGTTCAAGCCGGTGATCATTCACAACGTGCTGCAATCGGGCCAATTGATCGCCGACGCGGCACTGAGCTTCACCGACAATTGCGTCGTCGGCATCACGCCCAACCTGCCGCGCATCCAGCAATCGCTGGAACAGTCGCTGATGCTGGTGACGGCGCTCAACACCCATATCGGCTATGACAATGCCGCGAAGGTGGCGAAGAAGGCGCACAAGGAAGGCACCAGCCTCAAGGAAGCGGCTCTGGCGCTGAAGCTGCTCACCGCCGAACAGTTCGACAAATGGGTCCGCCCGCAGGACATGCTCGGGCCGAAGTGAGAGCGAGGCTGACAGCCCCTCACCCCAACCCCTCTCCCCGCAAGCGGGGCGAGGGCCTTAAGGCGGAACTCGCTGGAAGCTCCCTCGCCCCGCGACAGCGGGGAGAGGGTTGGGGTGAGGGGTCGATTGCTTGACCTCGCCCACCGCCCTCAAGAAACGCTCCGTCAACATCGCGGGACACAGCACGTCCGTGACGCTGGAGCAGGCTTTCTGGCAGGCGCTGAAGGAAATCGCCGAAACACGGCGAAGCTCGGTCGCGGCGATCATCGCCGAAATTGACCGGGCGCGCGGGGAGGATCCCGGCGCGCCCAATCTTTCCAGTGCCATTCGCGTCTTCGTCCTCACCACCGTGCAAGGTCGCTGACGCGCCGCGCGTTACTGCGCCGGCGCGGCACCCGGCTCAGCACCTTCGGCCGGCGGCAGGAGTTCCTCCACCGGTGCCGCAGGTTCAGCCGGGGCAGCTTCCGCCGGGGCTGGAGCGGGTTCAACGACCGCGCCAGGTTCTGCAGCGGGCACTTCCTCGATAGGCGCCGGGGCAGCCTCCGCCGGAGCCGCTTCCGCCGGAGCCGCTTCCACAGGTGCCACGTCCGCAGGGGCCGCTTCCGCGGGAGCTGCTTCAGCAGGAGCAGCTTCGGCTGGTACTGCTTCCGCGGGGGCCGCCTCGGCCGGAGCTGCTTCCGCAGGGGCAACCTCCGCCGGCAATGCCTCGGCTGGCACGGCGCCGGGTTCCGGGGCGATTTCCGCCGGAACTGCCTCGGCCGGCGCAACCGTGCCTGGTTCGGCCGCAGCCGGTGCCGCTTCCTGCTTCTTCTGGCCACCCAGCAGATCGCCCACACCCGGGACCTGGTCGAGCAGACCGCCCGCCGGGGCCGCAGCCGCCCCGGGTTCGCCCGTCGCATCCGTGCCGGTGGTGCCGCCGAGGCCGGGGATGGTGCCGATCCCAGGGATTGCGCCGACGCCCGGCAGATTGAGCCCCGGTACCAGACCGCCGGCCGCACCCGCCGCACCGGCAGCGCCGGTGCCGGAGAAAGCCGGCGTCGGGCTATTCACCGGGCCGGTGAGGTTGATGCTCATGAACGCCTGCTCCGCCTGCTGGCCGAACAGGTCGACCAGCATGTTGATTGCCCAGGCACCGAGATCGACCTGACCCTTGGCAGCCCCCCGCGCCTTGGGGTTGGTGAAGGCGAAGTCCTGGGTGTCGAGCACGCCCTGGGCAACGTCGAAAGTGCCTGAGAGCTGGTTGTCGACGCCCATATAGGAGCCGATGACACCGTTGATGCTGTCGGCGACACCCTTCACCTGCTTCACCTTCTGACCCAGGATGCCGAGCAGCGCCGAGCCTACCTGCTGCTCGACCTTGCCGATGATCATCATGGTGCCGCCGAGATCGCCCTTGCCGGTCAAGGACCGCACGATCGCCGCCTGGCTTTCGCCGGCACCGGTGAGATCGAGATTGAGCGAGAGCGGACCTTTGATCTGATTGCCGGCGATGCCGCCACCCAGCAATTGGCCGAGCTGAATCTTGTCGACCGCGATCTTGGCGGCGACCTGCGGTGTCGTCCGCGCATCGACCGAGGTGCCCGAGAGATTGAAGGCACCGCCATAGATATTGCCAGTGAGCGTGCTGATGTTGAGCACGCCGTCCTTCACGGTGAGCTTGGCAACGATGTTGTCGATGCGCTGGTCGGGCAGGATGAGCGAGTCAGCCTTGAAGTCGACATCGGCATCCTGGCCCTTCAAGGCCGAGAGATCGAGCGGCTCATTGGACCAGGGCGAGCCGCTGGGATTGGTTGTCGTCGTCGGCACCCCGGCCTTGCCGGAACTCGGCGCCATGAATGGTACCAGGTTGACGGTGCCGCCAGCGAGGTTGGCCTTGATCATCGGCTTGGCGCCGGTGGCGTCGTAATCGGCGTCACCAGTGAGGCTGGAATCGCCCCATTTGAAATCCAGCCCGCTCACCGCTGCCTTTTTTGTGGTGCCGCTGGCCTTGGCCTGCAGGGCCAAGGGGCCGGCCTTGGTACCGGAACTGGGCATGTCGGCCAGCGCCAGCAACTGGGTGAACTCCGGATGATTGGCCTGCAAGGCGATGTCGAAAGCCATCGGCTCGGCCTTCGCCTTGATGTTGCCGACCACTTTCGCCGTGGCACCCGCGGCCTGGAGACCGAGGTCGAGGTTGAGATCGTCCGCCCCGCCCTTGAGCGAGCCCTTGGCGGCCAATGCCCCCATCGCCTGCGCCTTGGGACCGGCGAGCCCCGCGAGCTGCAGCAACGGTGCCGGCCGGTCGGCGCGGAGGTCGAGCGTGGTGTCGACGATCGGTGTCCCGGAGATGCCGGTGATCTTGCCCGAAAGCTTGCCCGCGCCACCGATACCGGCCAGGGTCAGGTCGACATCATAGGCAAGATCGTCAGTGCCACTTTGCGCATTGCCCTTGAAACTGACGGAACCCAGATTGTCAGCGGCCTTCAGCTGGGTCGCCTTGTCGCCCTCGCCGCCACCCAGCGCGACCAGCGGCGCCAGCTTGTCGATCTTGATGTCGAACACGGAATTGACGCGCGGGATGCCGCCGGCGAGCAGGCCAGCCGCACCACCCTTGGCGGTGCCATCGAGGCCAATGCCGCTCATCTTCATGGCGACGTCATAGGAGACCTCGTCACCACCGCCCGATGCCTTGCCCTTGAGCGAGAGCGCACCGAGCTTGCCGGCGGGTTCGGCGCCAGCCATCTGCGCCAGTTTGTTGGCGTCCTTCGCCGTCACATCGAAATCGAGATCGAAGCGCGGATTGCCCTTCAACTCGACGATTTGCCCCTTGATGGCACCCTTGCCGCCCATGAGGTCGCCCACCGAGAGATCCTCGATGGTGAGCACGCCGGCCGCGAGACCGACCAGGGCATGGAGCTTCTTGATCTGCTGGTCGTTGAGGGTGAGTGCACCGGCCCGAAGCTCGATGTTGGCGTCGAGATCGCCCAGCGGCGCCAGCGCCTTCAATGGATTGCCGCCGACCTCGGCCGGCTTGCTGGTGGTGTCGGCCGCTGGTGCTTCGCTCTTTTTCGGCAGGTAGCCGTCGAGATTCATCTGGTCGACCGAAAGGCCGACACCGAAGGCCATGCGCTGGCGCTTCTTGCCGTCGGGCAGGGCCACGGTGACGCCACCCGCAATCTTGGTGGAATCGAGTTTCGCTGCGAGGTCGGAGAGCGCCACCTGGGTGGGCGTGAAAGTGACGCGGCTGTTGAGCGCAAAGGCGCGCAGGCGATCGCCTGGCACGGAATCAACCGCCCCCTTGGCAAAGGCGTCGATAAGGGCCCGCAGATTGCCGGAGTTCATGTCGAGCCCGCCGGAGAAGGCCGGCTGGCCTTCCTGTGCTTGCAACGTGCCGCCGAGCTTGACCTTGGTGGCGCCGGGCAGCTGCGCCGACAGTTCCGTGAGATTGAGCTTGGCATCGGCAAGCGCCGCGACGACCTTCACCTGGTCGATGGCGTTGCCTTGCACGATGACTTGGTCGATCGTGACCGTCGCATTGGCATTGATGCCGGCCGGCAAGGAGAAGGTACCGGGTGCTGGCGCGGTATCCACACTCGCAGCGGGCGCTGCCTCGGTCGTCGCAGCCTTGGCCGGCATCAGCTTGTCAAGATCAAGCCGCCCCATGGCGAGATTGGCGTCGACGGTGGTGACCTCGCCCATCTTGGCGGCGACCGAGCCCTTGGCTGTCATGTCGCCGAGGCTCGCGGTGAAATTCCTGAGGTCCGCCGCACTCTTGCCGGCGACGATATCGCCGTCGAGGGCGAATGCCTGAGCGAGCGGCCCGTCTTCCGCCTTTCCGCCGGAGAGGACCGCGATCAGCTTGGCGACGGAATCGCCCTTGCCTGTGAGCTTGCCGGTGACGATCGGCTGGTCCGCTGTCTCTGCGGCCTTGAGGTCGGCATTGCCCGAGAAGCCGACTGTGGCGCCGGCCTCCTCGATCTTCAGCGTGAGGTTGATCGGCATGGGTTGCGCCGGATCAAGGCGCCCCACATCGACATCGAAGCCGAGCGGCATGCCCATCGCGGTGACACCACCGGTCGCCTTGAACGGTCCTTGCAGGCTGCCCAGGGCGAGATCGACGTTCAGATTTTCGACGCGCTGTTCGCTCGCGGTGATGAGGTCACGGTAGACCAGCGTGCCGTCGGTGATGCTGGCGCCTTCGATCGAGAGGTCGAAATTGCTGCCTCTTGCCGCATTCGGATCGGGTGTCGAGCTCGTCGCGGCGTCGGCAGCACCAGCGGGCGGCGTGATCTCCCAATTGCCTTTGCCGTCGGGAAGCTTCTCCAGCACGATGGTGGGCTTCACCAGTTCGATGCTCTTGATCTCCGCCTTGCCGGAGAGGAGCGGCATCAAGGCCACCTTCACCTTGACCTTGTCGAT carries:
- a CDS encoding AsmA family protein gives rise to the protein MKKALKIGGGILGLIIVLLLVAPFFINLNTYKGLIAEKAKEATGRDLVIDGDISLSLLPIPSVSVEGIKFCNAAEGSAANMAEIDKVKVKVALMPLLSGKAEIKSIELVKPTIVLEKLPDGKGNWEITPPAGAADAATSSTPDPNAARGSNFDLSIEGASITDGTLVYRDLITASEQRVENLNVDLALGSLQGPFKATGGVTAMGMPLGFDVDVGRLDPAQPMPINLTLKIEEAGATVGFSGNADLKAAETADQPIVTGKLTGKGDSVAKLIAVLSGGKAEDGPLAQAFALDGDIVAGKSAADLRNFTASLGDMTAKGSVAAKMGEVTTVDANLAMGRLDLDKLMPAKAATTEAAPAASVDTAPAPGTFSLPAGINANATVTIDQVIVQGNAIDQVKVVAALADAKLNLTELSAQLPGATKVKLGGTLQAQEGQPAFSGGLDMNSGNLRALIDAFAKGAVDSVPGDRLRAFALNSRVTFTPTQVALSDLAAKLDSTKIAGGVTVALPDGKKRQRMAFGVGLSVDQMNLDGYLPKKSEAPAADTTSKPAEVGGNPLKALAPLGDLDANIELRAGALTLNDQQIKKLHALVGLAAGVLTIEDLSVGDLMGGKGAIKGQIVELKGNPRFDLDFDVTAKDANKLAQMAGAEPAGKLGALSLKGKASGGGDEVSYDVAMKMSGIGLDGTAKGGAAGLLAGGIPRVNSVFDIKIDKLAPLVALGGGEGDKATQLKAADNLGSVSFKGNAQSGTDDLAYDVDLTLAGIGGAGKLSGKITGISGTPIVDTTLDLRADRPAPLLQLAGLAGPKAQAMGALAAKGSLKGGADDLNLDLGLQAAGATAKVVGNIKAKAEPMAFDIALQANHPEFTQLLALADMPSSGTKAGPLALQAKASGTTKKAAVSGLDFKWGDSSLTGDADYDATGAKPMIKANLAGGTVNLVPFMAPSSGKAGVPTTTTNPSGSPWSNEPLDLSALKGQDADVDFKADSLILPDQRIDNIVAKLTVKDGVLNISTLTGNIYGGAFNLSGTSVDARTTPQVAAKIAVDKIQLGQLLGGGIAGNQIKGPLSLNLDLTGAGESQAAIVRSLTGKGDLGGTMMIIGKVEQQVGSALLGILGQKVKQVKGVADSINGVIGSYMGVDNQLSGTFDVAQGVLDTQDFAFTNPKARGAAKGQVDLGAWAINMLVDLFGQQAEQAFMSINLTGPVNSPTPAFSGTGAAGAAGAAGGLVPGLNLPGVGAIPGIGTIPGLGGTTGTDATGEPGAAAAPAGGLLDQVPGVGDLLGGQKKQEAAPAAAEPGTVAPAEAVPAEIAPEPGAVPAEALPAEVAPAEAAPAEAAPAEAVPAEAAPAEAAPAEAAPADVAPVEAAPAEAAPAEAAPAPIEEVPAAEPGAVVEPAPAPAEAAPAEPAAPVEELLPPAEGAEPGAAPAQ